Genomic segment of Primulina tabacum isolate GXHZ01 chromosome 11, ASM2559414v2, whole genome shotgun sequence:
aatgtgATGTCTTTCCCCAAATGGAGAAATCGAACCCTTCTATCTCGGACACCCGCACGACTTTCTTGGTCACGTAATAACTATAGAACAAACGGTCTTTATTATGTGTTAGATAATTTATAGTGtccttttctttattttttaggactaatcaaatttatttaatagttGGAGCTAGCTAGCTAGAGGTTGTCAAATGTTTTGTCATCATATAGCCACAACATTTATTATTTGGCTAGATCTTAGCATTTATTACGTGTTAGATAATTTATgtcacaaatatatatatatatatatatatatatatatatatatatatcccttttttgttttttcataaaaattaagaaatctatatatatatatatagacagaGTTGTTGCTAAATTTAGTAAGTTCCCGCCTAAATGacattctaaaaaaaaataaacgaaAAATGTgctaatatatattataataaatgtCTGCTTGAAAATTGAATCTCTCCTAGGAATTACAAACCAAATTAAATtacatttaaaatttcaaatccagaaatatatatatatatatatatatatatatatatatgtaaggtaattataattaaaaattttcatctatattttagatgaactaatttttaatttgattttatttttgagatctaatatatttatttcaacgatagtataaaatcatttttctcttcaatatATTAACTTTAATCTTAGACCAACAATTCTCGAATTATTatagattattaaaaaataatagcaTGCCAATTTAATATAAACtacaatttttattattattttatttatgcaaaATAATACAAACAAGGAAAAATTGTTAATTAACATATttagaattaaaatatatttgacaTACTCAACAGGCAAATTTTGTTAGTTAATTTACTTCAATGCCAAAATTGATTATGGTGTTGTTAGTAGGATATTGTTAATAATCActgttaaataaatttatattaaattccaATTACTATTTTTTATACTTGAATACATTTATCTTGTGAGTTATCATTATAAATGTTTCTTTTAGAATTAgttccatttattttaattattttttgttgtaaaTATTTAAGCAGAAAATATGGATTTGAGAGTTAAATGATATTACAAATGGTATGatttcttttaattaaataaagtaCTTTATCTCCAACATAGATATATCATTCTCTTAGATTATGCAATGACACTAGATTGATCGTGACAAGGCTCGGAAACCATGTTTTGGTAGGATAAATTCTTACTGGAAGTAATGCATGTCATAAAGTGTTTATTTCAAGAATGTCATTGACGCATTCTGATCTAAAGCTTCCTTTTAAAACAAAGACAGTTCAGTATTCTTTGATTGTATCATATGCAATGATAATCAACAAAAGTCAGGGGCAATCATTGTCTCATGTATGATTCTTTTTAAGAACTCTGTTTTTAGTCATGATCAGTTGTACATTGCTGTATCCAGAGTTATGAATCCTAAGaatctaaaaattttgatatgtgATAGTGACAGCAACCCGAAAAATTCAACAACAAATGTTATATTTAAGgaagtttttcaaaatttataatttctttttgttttctAATTGTATGATCTATAATCTATTTagtttatttgtattttaatttaaattatttattgaaaTTAAAACCACATTAAAAGTTtgtatcatgtttatcattttattttgttacagTTATTGTTTTCTACATAGTACATAAATTTATATATGAATACAATATAATTGATAAACACATTATGTCATTCATTGTCTAATACAAGCGTGATATTAATTTTCAACCGAAATACAAAAGTGGCTCTTTTATTCAGTATTTCATTGTTAAGATCTATATGTATATGAAAACAATAAACATTTCACTTTGATAAAAAGTCACATTATAGATAAAGTAGACAAATTATCATACATActaattttaataatcaattagataaaataattgtCCGTGCATCGCACGAGTGAAAAACTAGTATGTTTAAAAAcagagtttttgccaaaaataataattttccgCCAAAATTTCATTTCTAAAAAAGGAAAGATTTATCATCAATATTGACATATGTGCactgcaataaatgatcacttcaattattgtttgcattgattatatcaatttatttaattcaatttcgaatttaatttatttttatattaattcaaatgtaatttatgtattatatgtttttttattttttattcaaattaaaaCTAAACTATATTGAAAAAGTTaactatattaaaaaattttgcattaattatatcaatcattttaagtaaaaattgtataaataaatttaaataaaaatgattgcaatgttcagtatcactcatgaggtaaatcatccaaaaataaattttgctattttaagtaatttactgcccaaattacttactaaaaaagaaatacaatatttaattagtttatttaaattttctaaaaataaaatttgttgagtgttaaaaaatatcattacaACAAAGTTTTCCAATGGACATTAATTTActatttaataatcataaattttttatcccaaatacatattatttcgaaatctatatatatatatataaacaagtTTTGATTAAAATAGCAAGTTCTCGCCAAAATGACAatgctaaaaaaataaaaatacagatATAATGAATCTCGAAATAggtgtactgcaataaatgataacttcaattattatttgcattgattatatcaatttttttagtaattcaaatttgaattttattatttttatataaatttaaatgtaacttattattttcattacCAAGAGGCTACAAATTTTTCCATATATTTTAGTTTTTTGATATagatgtattatttatattttctttattttatgggGTTCACACATATATGAAATAATCAAGTGTCCGATCATGAAAAAAGTGAAAAATATTCtcaaataatatcatatatatatatatatatatatatatatataaacatagttTTTGTTCTATTTAAAAAGTTTCCGCCAACACTAAtatgttataaaaaaaattgttgataattattaatatattgacatatcatattaaatatttgaaacaaataagaaataaatatgtaatgaaatgtgattttttttttcaatttattttttaaaatttaaatttaaatttgatgttcTTTGAAAAGATAAACTACATTTAAGTATTTGAATTGATTATATCATtctatttaattctaattatgTTTTTTTAGTTGTGTGTTATTTTTATAGAGTTAATTTTTACTACGCtatatcatattaaataaaatatcaaattttaatataatattaagttTTCCAACTATTTTTAAAAGTGCCATTAATTTTTGGTATATTAACTGCATGtgaaatgttattattattatatatcttAATAGAACTTTAATATATGTatcttaataaaaatttaatttaaatatttttaccattttcaaaaattaaataaatttattcatctaaataagtgacataaaaatttaattttcaaaaaaaattatttattatttaaaattttgataaacatataatatgtgatttttaaaatattttttattttttatttattaataacaGTTTcacttaaacaaaataaataagtcAATTTAATGACAGAATACTGTTATCATCATTTGAGTGTTATCTCAAATgacataaatattttgatatgacaactttttataataatatttaaaatttaaatatattcattatattatattaattattttaaataattattcaaacattaatacttactaattttaatcattaattatatataacAACACTTCGTACATCGCACGGGTGAAATGCTAGTTTATTGTTAAAATCAAAGTTTACAAGCAAACTTTTTTAATTTACATGTAAGACATATCAAGGTCAATATATCTGTGAATTATTTATTTCGTTTCAGGTAAAAGAGGAATGTCTCTGAGAACATTCTGAATTAACTAATTTACTACTCAtgtctttgtttttctttaattgaaaTTTGTGTTGAAACTGATAATCTTTCAAAGTAGAAACAGTCcaacattttatttaattaatattagtaACGACGGTTTTATtccaaaacaaaaagaaaagtcCGGAATTTGATCAGCGAGAATGAAATCTTGACCGATATATCGACAAGTACTACAACGTGGATGGTTGGTTGGTTGATTTCTCTCCGGTCTTTACATTACATATTTTCAGggaaaattataacaattaaGGCGTCGAATTTAATATCGTTTTCATTTATTATTGTATAAAGATTTTGTGTGAGGTTGAATATTATTAATCAACACATAAATTGTAATTTCAACTTCAATCGTACTTGTGTTGTTAATTTGGCCATCAAGAAAAGTGTGGGAAAAAAGTATTTGTCGGGGAAACAAGTAAAGCCACTGGAAATTGGTTTGAAAGTGCTTCAGAAAACAATTCCAAATTAAAATCGTTTGAGGAATACGGAAATTTGACACTTTCAGATCGCCGCCTGGGAATATCAAGATCAAGAGCCGTGTCTCTATTTTCAAGTATCTACGACCACATACCTTTCAATTTACGTACTGCAAAGTTTAAAATACATTGTTGGTCATCATACCATATATGAAAACCCTTCTCAATCACAAACAACAATTAAGAATTAAACTAAAGACATTTGAATGATGATATTGTTGTTAGTCTAATGTAATCGATCCTACATTAACCATCTCCGCCGGCGATGTAGTGAACCAATATGGCGATGGTGGTTGCAATCAATATATATTTGAGAATTAATTAGAGTCGCTAATGCTCCCCTTTTAATGGGATTGATGGGTTGCTTGTCACCTCAACCTATCTCGTAATTTTTGACTGATTCAGAGATGATCGAATCCCCGCATAAAACGGCACCACGCGGTTTTTGTCCTAAAATAATCGAGAATCCCTTCTCACCAATTCGACTCTCACTCTCTCCCTCTTTTGGAAACAAGGGGAGAAGAAGAAGTTGTCCTTTGAGGAACCTTTAAGAGACAAAATCAAGAACTGGGAAGCACGTTGTACATTATTATTGATTTTAGAATATTGAATTTGATGGTCTCCAACAAAATAACACCTCTTGTATttcttgtttatattttgtgtaTATGCTCGGAAATTGTCAGATTATCAAGTGGTTTGataataatcattaaaataTACCAGGTAAATTCTTTTTTTATTGAGGACTCTATAAAAGTTTTGTACAGTTGACAATGGCGACGAGGGCATTTTGTGGGGTGGCACCTTTCTTTTTACGTAAGAAGGCTTCTGGATTGAAGGTATGCATGTTTGCTTCACGAAAATTGTTTCATCTTTAATTAATTCGGACATTTCTTGACGATAATAAAATGTTACAGATAGATATGAGAAAGGCCAAAAAATATTGACGTTACTTTGTAAATGGCAGGGGAAATCACAACCAGAGAACAATAAAATCTTTGATGCATCAGAGAATATAAAAGGCCTAAAAGGTTCAAAAATCAGCAATTCATGCGGGGTGGCAGGTAACTTTGTAACAATGACGGATCTCAAGAACAAGATTTCCACCTTTAGAGACTTACTTGATTTTGCTCCTTGCAGCGGTTCCGCCACCGTAACTGAGGTAACTCAAATtctaaattttgagagttttagTATCTTTCTTGGTAAATAATCATATTGGAATTGTGGGGTGTTTCCTCGTCAACAGCTGCTGATATTGACCCTGAACGATATCTTTAAACTCCATCCTAGAATCAAACCTGACCTATCAGTTTCAAAAGTTGAAGGTGCATCGATGCATGAGGTTAGCTGTGTTATCAatacttttgaaaatatttggacACTGAAGGGATTAACTGTTATATCGGGGTAATagataattttcaaatttgaaCTCATCAAAACAGGCTCTTAAATTCTTCTGTGATGCTATGAAATCACTGGGAGCCTTGTGGACGACAGAGGAGTGGATGGTCAAATGTAAATATGACTCGAATATGAAACTGGGACACGTTGAATTGGAGCAAATCAGTATGTTGTTTATGCTGTCTTAATCAAGTTCAGATAttaaatgtaatttttcttCATCCAAGGTTTTTGAAATGTTGCGCTTTTAAATCAGCTCTGATGATGCTTGAGGACATGATAAAGCTAGCAAGAGAGAGTTTGTTCGACGAAAGTGATGAAGACGAAGAGATGGGACAGTGTAGTCCTCCAGCAAGCCAAGCATTTGGAAAGTCTCCGTTTGGATCATATTCAGATAACAAGAATTCTCTTTCTGGTTCTCCAGCAACCCCTACTTCAGTTCTTCCCGAAGCATGGAAATCCTCGACTAAAGGAGGGAAAACAGGGTCTTATTCTCCACCGCTACTCTTGCCACTCAGGGTTCAAGCAATTGAAAAACTGAACCCCATTGATGTAAAACGCCTTTCGTTTCACATGTTCCCTCATGCTGTCGTACAAGATTCTAATTATTATATTCAAACCCAAAAGGCAGAGAGAGCACAACAGCTTGAGTTAGAAGAAAGGAAGCGTTCTGAAGTGAAGGGAACATTTAGTATCAATGAAGGAGACCAAGATTATGAGATGATACACCATATGGACAAGATCGAGGAAGTTGAGCGAGAAGATGATAAGAAAACTGAAATGCCAAAGATCACGAGAACTGGGTTGGTTGAGAAAACAGAGGATAAGGGCAGACATTGGATTACTATCCCGGATAATGAAGCACATGTTACTCATGATGGGCTGACAAAGCAAAAAATGGATGTGATCCTGCCTCCGCCATCACTTCCCAAATTACGATCAAATGTAACAGAATTTGTTACGCCTGTAGTATGTGTTCCACCTACATCATTGCACAATGATGAGGTAAAATTTCAAATACCAGAGCCACAGGCTCGAAAGAAAGCAATACCAGTGACACTCTGCCCACAAGCATTATCTGTGCCTGCAcctgcaccaccaccaccaccaccaccaccagtaCCATCACCCCAGCCGCCAACACATTTTGTGCTTGCACCGATTCCGCCTCCTCCGCCTCCTCCATTGTTTTCCACCACAACATCACAACCGctaccaccacctcctcctccaccCTCGGCAATAAGGACTGGAGCACCACCACCCCCTCCCCCACCAATGGTAGTGAGGACTGGAGCACCACCGCCCCCTCCCCCACCTATTGGTGGATCAAAGGGGCCaattccaccaccaccacctggAATGCACATGGCAAATGTGGCTGCTCCCCCACCCCCTCCAGGGCTTGCTGGTGCAAAAAACCTCCGTCCCAAGAAAGCTGTGACAAAACTGAAGAGATCGTCCCAGATGGGCAATCTTTATCGGCTTCTCAAAGGAAAAGTAGAAGGAACAAGTTTAGATGTTAAATCATCAGGGAAAAAAGGTAAAGTTGGAGCAGCCTCTGGAGGAAAGCAAGGAATGGCTGATGCTTTGGCAGAAATAACGAAGAGGTATAATCCTCTGTTCTCATCCATTTACGACACAAAATCATTTTTTGAATTCATGATTGTGGTTCCAAGacacgaatttttttaaaaaaatttcccaACTCTTGTGTAAATGTATGAACAGGTCAGCATACTTCCAACAAATTGAAGAAGATGTCAAGAGCTACGAGAAAACAATTAAGGAGGTAAAATTAGCAATAAATTCTTTCCAAACATCAGACATGACCGAGCTCCTGAAATTCCACAAATATGTAGAATCTCATCTTGAAAAACTCACCGATGAAACTCAGGTTTACCCATACTCATTATTTTCACAGAAACACGATTGTTCATTCGACAGTCATATCTTATAAAGTTACAAAATCTTGTAGGTTCTAGcaagatttgaagatttcccTTCAAAGAAATTGGAAGCTTTGAGAATGGCAGCAGCTCTCTACTCAAAGTTGGATTCTGTTGCCAGTACTTTAAAAAACTGGCCAATACTGTCACCTGTTTCCCAACTCCTGGACAAGGCAGAGAGATACTTCAACAAGGTGAGCCTTAACGTTTGTTAACCGAATGAATCCATCTTCTTACTATATTCGGAAAAATCCCTGTTC
This window contains:
- the LOC142519501 gene encoding uncharacterized protein LOC142519501 isoform X1, which gives rise to MATRAFCGVAPFFLRKKASGLKGKSQPENNKIFDASENIKGLKGSKISNSCGVAGNFVTMTDLKNKISTFRDLLDFAPCSGSATVTELLILTLNDIFKLHPRIKPDLSVSKVEGASMHEALKFFCDAMKSLGALWTTEEWMVKCKYDSNMKLGHVELEQITLMMLEDMIKLARESLFDESDEDEEMGQCSPPASQAFGKSPFGSYSDNKNSLSGSPATPTSVLPEAWKSSTKGGKTGSYSPPLLLPLRVQAIEKLNPIDVKRLSFHMFPHAVVQDSNYYIQTQKAERAQQLELEERKRSEVKGTFSINEGDQDYEMIHHMDKIEEVEREDDKKTEMPKITRTGLVEKTEDKGRHWITIPDNEAHVTHDGLTKQKMDVILPPPSLPKLRSNVTEFVTPVVCVPPTSLHNDEVKFQIPEPQARKKAIPVTLCPQALSVPAPAPPPPPPPPVPSPQPPTHFVLAPIPPPPPPPLFSTTTSQPLPPPPPPPSAIRTGAPPPPPPPMVVRTGAPPPPPPPIGGSKGPIPPPPPGMHMANVAAPPPPPGLAGAKNLRPKKAVTKLKRSSQMGNLYRLLKGKVEGTSLDVKSSGKKGKVGAASGGKQGMADALAEITKRSAYFQQIEEDVKSYEKTIKEVKLAINSFQTSDMTELLKFHKYVESHLEKLTDETQVLARFEDFPSKKLEALRMAAALYSKLDSVASTLKNWPILSPVSQLLDKAERYFNKMKGEMDALERTKDEESKKFKAHKINFDFNIIVHIKELMVDVSSSCMELAIKEKRNANDRGNENEAKRKGSAKMLWRAFQFAFRVYSFAGGHDDRADKLTRELAQEIETNPHH
- the LOC142519501 gene encoding uncharacterized protein LOC142519501 isoform X2, whose protein sequence is MRGGSGSATVTELLILTLNDIFKLHPRIKPDLSVSKVEGASMHEALKFFCDAMKSLGALWTTEEWMVKCKYDSNMKLGHVELEQITLMMLEDMIKLARESLFDESDEDEEMGQCSPPASQAFGKSPFGSYSDNKNSLSGSPATPTSVLPEAWKSSTKGGKTGSYSPPLLLPLRVQAIEKLNPIDVKRLSFHMFPHAVVQDSNYYIQTQKAERAQQLELEERKRSEVKGTFSINEGDQDYEMIHHMDKIEEVEREDDKKTEMPKITRTGLVEKTEDKGRHWITIPDNEAHVTHDGLTKQKMDVILPPPSLPKLRSNVTEFVTPVVCVPPTSLHNDEVKFQIPEPQARKKAIPVTLCPQALSVPAPAPPPPPPPPVPSPQPPTHFVLAPIPPPPPPPLFSTTTSQPLPPPPPPPSAIRTGAPPPPPPPMVVRTGAPPPPPPPIGGSKGPIPPPPPGMHMANVAAPPPPPGLAGAKNLRPKKAVTKLKRSSQMGNLYRLLKGKVEGTSLDVKSSGKKGKVGAASGGKQGMADALAEITKRSAYFQQIEEDVKSYEKTIKEVKLAINSFQTSDMTELLKFHKYVESHLEKLTDETQVLARFEDFPSKKLEALRMAAALYSKLDSVASTLKNWPILSPVSQLLDKAERYFNKMKGEMDALERTKDEESKKFKAHKINFDFNIIVHIKELMVDVSSSCMELAIKEKRNANDRGNENEAKRKGSAKMLWRAFQFAFRVYSFAGGHDDRADKLTRELAQEIETNPHH